One Notolabrus celidotus isolate fNotCel1 chromosome 18, fNotCel1.pri, whole genome shotgun sequence DNA window includes the following coding sequences:
- the ndufb8 gene encoding NADH dehydrogenase [ubiquinone] 1 beta subcomplex subunit 8, mitochondrial: protein MAGVGFRRWAQALSRGNGSGISGLLSGARAASGASKADLPGPYPTTPEEKAAAAKKYSIRVEDYEPHPDSGEGFGDYPKLPDRAQNERDPWYQWDHPDLRRNWGEPIHWNFDMFIRNRVDTSPSPVSWSMMCKQLFGFIGFMLFMFYLGEKFPSYQPVGPKQYPYNNLYLENGGDPEKEPEEVKNYEI from the exons ATGGCTGGTGTTGGTTTCCGACGCTGGGCCCAAGCCCTCTCTAGAGGGAACGGTTCTGGCATTTCAGGTCTTTTGTCGGGTGCAAGAGCAG CCTCTGGTGCGTCAAAGGCTGATTTACCTGGTCCTTATCCTACGACCCCCGAGGAgaaagctgctgctgcaaagaAGTACAGCATCAGGGTTGAGGACTATGAACCACATCCAGACAGCGGCGAGGG CTTTGGTGATTACCCAAAGCTACCAGATAGAGCTCAGAATGAGAGGGACCCCTGGTACCAGTGGGACCACCCTGACCTAAGGAGAAACTGGGGAGAGCCA ATCCACTGGAACTTCGACATGTTCATCAGGAACCGTGTGGATACCTCTCCCAGCCCCGTGTCCTGGTCCATGATGTGCAAACAGCTGTTTGGCTTCATTGGCTTTATGCTGTTCATGTTCTACCTTGGGGAGAAGTTTCCATCTTACCAGCCTGTT GGACCGAAACAGTATCCCTACAACAACCTCTACCTGGAGAACGgaggagatcctgagaaagAACCAGAAGAAGTCAAAAATTATGAAATCTAA
- the gpx9 gene encoding glutathione peroxidase 9, with amino-acid sequence MGNKSIYDFSAETLDGQLVPLCNYRGKVLLIINVATFUGSTIEEYHRLNALMEMFGDLNFTVLGFTCNQFGLQSPEMNHETLNILKYVRPGGGFVPKFPVFGKIEVNGLNEEPLFTLLKETLPFVNPVIGDIKKFYWSPIKVNDIRWNFERFLITADGTPYKRYELHCPVEKIEKDIAGLL; translated from the exons ATGGGGAATAAATCAATCTATGATTTCTCTGCCGAGACTCTGGATGGACAGCTGGTTCCGCTCTGTAACTACAGGGGGAAGGTGCTGCTCATCATCAACGTCGCCACCTTCTGAGGGTCAACTATAGAGGAG TACCACAGACTGAATGCACTGATGGAAATGTTTGGCGACCTCAACTTCACTGTCTTGGGATTTACTTGTAACCAATTTGGACTTCAGTCCCCTG AGATGAATCATGAAACCCTCAATATTCTAAAGTATGTGAGACCAGGAGGAGGATTTGTGCCAAAGTTTCCTGTCTTTGGTAAAATTGAGGTGAATGGATTAAATGAGGAGCCTCTATTCACCCTTCTAAAG GAAACCCTCCCATTTGTGAACCCTGTTATTGGAGACATAAAGAAATTCTACTGGTCTCCTATCAAAGTCAATGACATACGATGGAATTTTGAAAGATTTTTAATCACTGCAGATGGCACACCCTATAAAAG atATGAACTTCATTGCCCAGTTGAGAAAATTGAGAAGGACATTGCTGGTCTTCTCTGA
- the fbxl15 gene encoding F-box/LRR-repeat protein 15 isoform X3: protein MDEEAKTPTWDLLDLPWEDVLVPHILCYLPLQHLVSLQRIGPSIPKEAFCSMLKDNKVLHSLSMQNCSDWVSDKELLPVIGQNQHLQRVDMSGCAWLTRHSLVAVSLSCMHLQHLGLAHCEWVDSLSLRSLADHCGGLESIDLTACRQLKDDAICYLAKKCLKLRSLSLAVNANITDESVEEVAKNCRGLEQLDLTGCLRVRNQSIRTLAEYCPKLQSLKVNHCHNVTESSLDPLRKRNVVIDVEPPLQRALVLLQDVLGFAPFINLQI from the exons ATGGACGAAGAAGCAAAGACACCAAC ATGGGATCTGTTGGACTTGCCCTGGGAGGATGTACTTGTCCCACATATTTTGTGCTACTTGCCACTTCAACACCTCGTCAGCCTGCAGAGG ATTGGACCATCCATTCCCAAGGAAGCATTTTGCTccatgttaaaagacaacaaagtCCTCCACAGCCTGTCCATGCAGAACTGCTCAGACTGGGTGTCGGACAAGGAGCTGCTGCCAGTGATCGGGCAGAACCAGCATCTGCAGCGAGTGGACATGAGCGGGTGTGCTTGGCTCACCCGACACTCCCTGGTGGCTGTGTCCTTGAGTTGCATGCACTTGCAGCACCTGGGCCTGGCTCATTGCGAGTGGGTGGACAGCCTGTCTCTGCGCAGCCTGGCTGACCACTGCGGGGGGCTTGAGTCGATCGACCTTACTGCCTGCCGCCAGCTCAAGGATGATGCCATCTGCTACCTGGCGAAGAAGTGTCTGAAGTTGAGGTCTCTATCACTGGCGGTCAACGCAAACATCACTGACGAGTCAGTGGAAGAAGTGGCCAAAAACTGCAGGGGCCTGGAGCAGCTGGACCTGACTGGTTGCCTGCGGGTCAGGAACCAGTCCATCAG GACTCTCGCGGAGTACTGTCCCAAACTGCAGTCCCTGAAGGTGAATCACTGCCACAATGTGACCGAGTCCAGTCTGGATCCTTTACGGAAGCGCAACGTGGTGATAGATGTAGAGCCGCCTTTACAGAGGGCTCTGGTGCTTCTTCAGGATGTGCTGGGATTTGCTCCGTTTATCAATCTCCAGATATAA
- the fbxl15 gene encoding F-box/LRR-repeat protein 15 isoform X2 — MDEEAKTPTWDLLDLPWEDVLVPHILCYLPLQHLVSLQRVSKQFHSLIQVYLANCRTFDLSPIGPSIPKEAFCSMLKDNKVLHSLSMQNCSDWVSDKELLPVIGQNQHLQRVDMSGCAWLTRHSLVAVSLSCMHLQHLGLAHCEWVDSLSLRSLADHCGGLESIDLTACRQLKDDAICYLAKKCLKLRSLSLAVNANITDESVEEVAKNCRGLEQLDLTGCLRVRNQSIRTLAEYCPKLQSLKVNHCHNVTESSLDPLRKRNVVIDVEPPLQRALVLLQDVLGFAPFINLQI; from the exons ATGGACGAAGAAGCAAAGACACCAAC ATGGGATCTGTTGGACTTGCCCTGGGAGGATGTACTTGTCCCACATATTTTGTGCTACTTGCCACTTCAACACCTCGTCAGCCTGCAGAGGGTGAGCAAGCAGTTCCACAGCCTCATCCAGGTGTATCTAGCAAACTGTAGGACATTTGATCTGTCCCCG ATTGGACCATCCATTCCCAAGGAAGCATTTTGCTccatgttaaaagacaacaaagtCCTCCACAGCCTGTCCATGCAGAACTGCTCAGACTGGGTGTCGGACAAGGAGCTGCTGCCAGTGATCGGGCAGAACCAGCATCTGCAGCGAGTGGACATGAGCGGGTGTGCTTGGCTCACCCGACACTCCCTGGTGGCTGTGTCCTTGAGTTGCATGCACTTGCAGCACCTGGGCCTGGCTCATTGCGAGTGGGTGGACAGCCTGTCTCTGCGCAGCCTGGCTGACCACTGCGGGGGGCTTGAGTCGATCGACCTTACTGCCTGCCGCCAGCTCAAGGATGATGCCATCTGCTACCTGGCGAAGAAGTGTCTGAAGTTGAGGTCTCTATCACTGGCGGTCAACGCAAACATCACTGACGAGTCAGTGGAAGAAGTGGCCAAAAACTGCAGGGGCCTGGAGCAGCTGGACCTGACTGGTTGCCTGCGGGTCAGGAACCAGTCCATCAG GACTCTCGCGGAGTACTGTCCCAAACTGCAGTCCCTGAAGGTGAATCACTGCCACAATGTGACCGAGTCCAGTCTGGATCCTTTACGGAAGCGCAACGTGGTGATAGATGTAGAGCCGCCTTTACAGAGGGCTCTGGTGCTTCTTCAGGATGTGCTGGGATTTGCTCCGTTTATCAATCTCCAGATATAA
- the fbxl15 gene encoding F-box/LRR-repeat protein 15 isoform X1 has product MQYQSSAVSQALHSSRWDLLDLPWEDVLVPHILCYLPLQHLVSLQRVSKQFHSLIQVYLANCRTFDLSPIGPSIPKEAFCSMLKDNKVLHSLSMQNCSDWVSDKELLPVIGQNQHLQRVDMSGCAWLTRHSLVAVSLSCMHLQHLGLAHCEWVDSLSLRSLADHCGGLESIDLTACRQLKDDAICYLAKKCLKLRSLSLAVNANITDESVEEVAKNCRGLEQLDLTGCLRVRNQSIRTLAEYCPKLQSLKVNHCHNVTESSLDPLRKRNVVIDVEPPLQRALVLLQDVLGFAPFINLQI; this is encoded by the exons ATGCAGTATCAAAGTTCAGCAGTTTCACAAGCATTACATTCTTCCAGATGGGATCTGTTGGACTTGCCCTGGGAGGATGTACTTGTCCCACATATTTTGTGCTACTTGCCACTTCAACACCTCGTCAGCCTGCAGAGGGTGAGCAAGCAGTTCCACAGCCTCATCCAGGTGTATCTAGCAAACTGTAGGACATTTGATCTGTCCCCG ATTGGACCATCCATTCCCAAGGAAGCATTTTGCTccatgttaaaagacaacaaagtCCTCCACAGCCTGTCCATGCAGAACTGCTCAGACTGGGTGTCGGACAAGGAGCTGCTGCCAGTGATCGGGCAGAACCAGCATCTGCAGCGAGTGGACATGAGCGGGTGTGCTTGGCTCACCCGACACTCCCTGGTGGCTGTGTCCTTGAGTTGCATGCACTTGCAGCACCTGGGCCTGGCTCATTGCGAGTGGGTGGACAGCCTGTCTCTGCGCAGCCTGGCTGACCACTGCGGGGGGCTTGAGTCGATCGACCTTACTGCCTGCCGCCAGCTCAAGGATGATGCCATCTGCTACCTGGCGAAGAAGTGTCTGAAGTTGAGGTCTCTATCACTGGCGGTCAACGCAAACATCACTGACGAGTCAGTGGAAGAAGTGGCCAAAAACTGCAGGGGCCTGGAGCAGCTGGACCTGACTGGTTGCCTGCGGGTCAGGAACCAGTCCATCAG GACTCTCGCGGAGTACTGTCCCAAACTGCAGTCCCTGAAGGTGAATCACTGCCACAATGTGACCGAGTCCAGTCTGGATCCTTTACGGAAGCGCAACGTGGTGATAGATGTAGAGCCGCCTTTACAGAGGGCTCTGGTGCTTCTTCAGGATGTGCTGGGATTTGCTCCGTTTATCAATCTCCAGATATAA